From the genome of Cololabis saira isolate AMF1-May2022 chromosome 1, fColSai1.1, whole genome shotgun sequence:
TAATGCAGCAGTAATCCACATTCGGTTACTGATTTGTTTCAAGTGCTATAATTTATTATCTgttttataacatttttgtgTTAATGAATGACTGTGAGCCGTCTCAAGTCACCCTGTCTTGCCGCGGAAATCTGTCGACAAAGATTGTGATTTGACAAAGAGAATAAAACGAGATGCAAAGTGAATGCCCCTTTTTTATATGAAAATTAGATTATTAAAATgtgtattcttttcttttctttttttttttgcatggctGCATTCAGTTTATGGCATTTTACAAAATATAATGTTTTTAGAGCATGTGATCCTGTAGATGGGGCAGCCCTCAGGCTATTCAGTATGTCACCGTACACAGTCACACAACCTTGTGTATTCTACCTTCGATTTGCTGGTTCTTGTAATCCTTCTTTTGTAATTCACAGTGATGTCAGAGTATATAAACCTTTTCCAGTCTTCCTCTTTGAGTAGACAGATTTGAACAAAGTCTACGTTTGCAGGTGTTTTCATAATGATGCCATAATGATGTAACCGAAACGTCTGACATAATTACTAACCGTGCAACTTAACACACCGGTATTCTTGTTGGTAACAATAATCATCTGAATCTCAAACCTGCATGTGGCCTTTAAAGATCATACTAGCTGTATGTACAGCGTGAGCATGAGCATGAAAATGCTGGACTTTTTTAGTCCAGTTTACCTAACATTATATGGGATTCTATTTAATTGTAATAAAATGAATTCATCAAGTAGCAATTTCTAACCATGATTGATTTAAACACTTGAATGTTTTTCTCTTCCTCACACAAGAATACTGAGTATTGTTTATGCATTTCAAGTATGTATATAATAGAATCAACACACTGGGAAACACCTAACTGTTCAAGACATGCTATGCATTCACTAAATTTGCTGTACTTTAAAATGACTTGAAATGCACATTTTGGTGTTTTTTCTAAGTCTTTGTATTGCGTTTGTCCGGCATTTccaatgtaaaatgtaaaaaataaatgttgctcCCCTTTcaaatatactgtacataaaaGTTTGTAATTTCTGCTGACTAAACTGCTAAGTCTTTTCCTAATCGTACATTTTGTGCACATGTCATATCTGCTCAAAGTAACCTTTGTCCAGGTATTTAGCAACTCTCCTCACTGAACACAGTCAATAAATCTGTTGTGGGTGTGTGTCGTCTTTGTGTTGCAGGAACATGCCGGAGTTAAAACAACCCCGGGTCTATTATTAGATGCTGAGGAGTGTAAAAGCTCTTAAAAGGGCCAAACGGATGTAAATTGGAGCAGTTTTGAATGAGAGTGGATTAtgtgtttgcagaaaaacaGGAATTAATGTTCGCATTTGGGGCCATCGAATATAAATGACTCTTTCAAGCAtttgacaagactcaaaaatgtgGTTCCATGTAAGTGATAGTGTGAACAGGGTTATTACAGAACCAAAGcctcttttattttgtaagtGTACAAAAAGTGCATAAAAAGGACCATTTATCCAGGCATCTCCTTGTAAGGCCGAACAAGTTGAGTTGTTTCTTAAAGagttttacatatatatatatatatatatatatatatatatatatatatatatatatatatatatatatatatatatatatatatatatatatatatataatgactaACTATCTGCTAATTGTTGCACCTATTAACATTTGTcatgatttgtttatttatttttaattttccaaGTTCCACGAGGAACTAAACGGGTTGAATGGCGCTGAAGAAGAATGTCTTCAAATGAACTGATTTGGTGTTCACACTTACACTGGAACAGAGTAATATGTTACTGCTGTTTGTCACAAGACACATTTATCACTGTCATTTTAATATCGGTAAATTCATTGTCTAAAGTAACACATTATAAACCTATCAAATATTGTGAACATATTAGATAAGATTCAAAttaaattcaagtttatggACCAGATCACATTATTGTTaatcacattatcttttatggcccctgtaatttattttttgtttttgaagcaaaaagaagaaaaactctCTTGTTTGCACACATGTTTTGGTTAACGTTCAGAAAGTTGTCTCATCAGTTGGATGTTTTTGGTGAAACTTTGTTTCTCTGAATGAACCTCTCTCTGGTGAGGAGATGAATGAAAGACAGCAGAAGGGGACGCCACAAACCTTTGagtataaatataacatatcaaCAGCAACACTGAACAATGTCTATTgttgttcgtgtgtgtgtgtctgcattgTGTTGAATTCCTTTTCAGAGGTGACTTTTAGAGCTGAAAACAGCAATTTTGGCCGTTCAGTAGTTTTTCTCGTGCTGTTTTGTGCCTGGAAGCTTAATGATTGACAGCTCCATTTAATTAAACATAATTTGAGGTTTTGTGTTTGGATAAATCCATCTATCTTGGACCCACTGCTGGTGGTGATTATGTAAAACTTTTATACTCTCCAGAGGCATGTTTGAGAAGAATTGATAATTTCCTGTGTCTAGTAAACACTGATAGTTGGCATCGATACATATCTTTTAATCTTAGGCTCTGATCACACTGGATGgttcaatattcaaataagAAGAAAGGTTTCCACATTGCATCCCTCAAATTAAGATTGATGTGTATGCTAAACTGCACTAAAGCTTCCCGAGACTGGGAATGATcattttcacaaacaaaatgcaaaaaaaacaaaatcttaaAATAGACACATGACTTTATTTGTGCAGGTATAAAAATGCATCACAAATCAAGCACCTTTTGCAGTTTAAGTAGTTTACAATTCATCCCAATAATGTAAGTAATTCTGAGATTAAACAAACATCTCTCAGTTTAGCTTCGTAGAGCTGCTTGGTCTAACTCCTCTTGAAAATCCTCTTTGCATCCACGCCTTCGTAGTTGTAGGTCTGTGGGAGAGATGATCCGATACAGTTAACGTCATAGTTTATGTATCTGGTTCACACAGCTTTGTCCAATATAAGTTAACTGAGTTAACTGACACATAAAACTGTTTCCTGAATTTATCTGCTTTCCTCCATTAAGGTTTCCCAAgtgtttgggattttgttgctttaatttgaatttaatttaaaactcTACCTGGGTGAGTTCATCTCCTTGGACGATTCTGGTTGTTGTCAAGACTTTCCCATTGTCCTTTCTGTTGAAAACCCCTTTTAACATGTCACCCTCCATGGTCCAAGCACCCTGtgagagacagaaaaaaatgaatttatatatatactgtttttttaaagtagCCATTCGTTGCAGTTCTTGAGAGAATGAAAACACAGTTCAAATGTTTAGATGAAGAAGAATAATTACATTAAAGGCTTGTTAAGATACATCTCTGGGGAAATAATACTAAAGCACGATGCTGCAGCAGCGGATGCTTACCGACACCTCAGTCCCATCTGCAAGGCTGTACTCAAAGGTGACCCCCAGGGTGAAGTCCAACTCAAGGTTACGGAATTTGCTGCTCTCCTTGATATGAAACTTTTCCCCAGTCTGTTCGATGGTTATCGTGAGGTTGTCATGAGAAGCCAGCTTCCTCTTCACCATGTTAATTCCTAAGAACAGACACAGTGAATAATGTTCAATCGGATCTGAACAatgacaggaagtcagccaggaTAAAATCTCTTCGTACATTGGTGGTTCCTTCGTTTGTGTCTTTGGAGATGGTGAGTAGAAGCCAAAGCCAAATCACAAACATGCCCAGTAGGTCATCATGCAACCCTCTTTCAATTGTCTTTCGACTCAGTCAACATATTAATCATTTAAAGActtcttcaaaaaaatgtttttttgtgcaATTAAAGTAAATATGATGACCAATTCCCGCTCTTATTTTGACCTCAACACACCAGTCATCATTAAATATGATATATTAATAATGCCTACTTGCATTTTATAAATGGCTGAATAATAATCTAGTAATTGGAGGAAAATTGGtttgcttttttaaattaaaatcaacCAATTTTCATTATATTTTAGTAATTTTGTCACACAATGGTATGTATAGTGATGAGATATATACTCCTACTCATGCATCGAATGTCAGatgttattaaaataaaaaaaataaaaacaacagctaaaacatttaaacagcACAAAGGCCACTATGTCACGTTCAACAGCACTCACCCATTTGTTCCATGAATTTCTCATAGTTGTCATTGCGCTCGATCTTCCAGGTGCCGTTGAAGGTCATGGTGACTGTGAGGTTGATCTGGACCGCTCTGCAGAGAGGAATGTCTCTCTCCGTGCCTTCCACTCCTATTTAAGCTGCACCGTCTCTTATCTCTTCATTGATCTCACTGATGATGTGGCTGTTTAAAGCTCATGTTTTCTTTAGCCAGTGTCGACGCTTTTTGAATTACGGCGTGAACCTTTTGAACTTTTGTCTTTGTGTTTACGGAAGGTGTTGGCGTACGTTAAGCACAATAGATTTTAGTTGGCACACGTCTCTTCGTCAATTCTTCCACGGCCGATTGTTCCAACTGTCCAAATCTCCaaatttgagtttgagttttggGCTCTCCAGGACCTTCAAAACGTTTTGGATGAACTTTGATGCATGTTTCGGCTCATTGTTACCAGTCTGGGTTAGACGAGCCACTGCATAAGCACTGGAGAGCTTCTCTGACGACACACTTGCAACAGTTTTCCATGAAACAACCACTTCACAAGAAGCCAGTTCATCATAATTttttcactcactgtttttCTCCCTGGAGCAACCATTATCTTTTGTCTGAGTTCAGactgatttctttttgtttttatatcacTTCTTCCCAAGAGTTTAGCAGGAGTCACCAATCATGTGTGAAAGTGGCAGAAATCGTGCTCATGGGGTCCTTTAAGTAAAGTAAAGGTTCAAATGCTGATAGATTGCTGAGGGGAAGTTTGAAAAGCAAGTAGTTGCACGGTGTTTTAAAGGCAGATATCCCCTGGGGCTTATTGTTGTGACCATCTATAAATAATGCCATCATTTCTTAGTATTTTATTCCACAGCTTCTTGACAGGTTCTTGACAACTAACAACAATAGCTGTGATCTTTTCTTTTGACACCTTTGACCTAAATTTGA
Proteins encoded in this window:
- the fabp2 gene encoding fatty acid-binding protein, intestinal, translated to MTFNGTWKIERNDNYEKFMEQMGINMVKRKLASHDNLTITIEQTGEKFHIKESSKFRNLELDFTLGVTFEYSLADGTEVSGAWTMEGDMLKGVFNRKDNGKVLTTTRIVQGDELTQTYNYEGVDAKRIFKRS